Part of the Bacillus sp. THAF10 genome is shown below.
CACCACGTGGTGCAGAAGGAATATCTGCTAATTGGAAACGACCTAGTGTTTTGTTGTCGTTTGCCATTGGGCGCTCCCCTTGTAGTACGTGGATGTCAACTGCAGTTTGGTTGTCTGCTGCTGTAGAGAACACTTGGGACTTACTTGTTGGAATTGTCGTGTTTCTTTCAATAAGCTTTGTAAATACGCCACCCATTGTTTCAATTCCGAGCGATAGTGGAGTTACATCAAGTAGGACAACGTCTTTCACGTCACCAGTTAATACTCCACCTTGAATTGCTGCACCTAGGGCAACAACTTCATCAGGGTTTACCCCTTTGTGTGGATCTTTTCCAGTTTCTTTCTTGATAGCATCCTGTACTGCTGGGATACGAGTTGATCCACCAACTAGGATAACTTTATCAAGCTCTGAAGCAGAAATTCCTGCATCTTGTAATGCTTGACGAACAGGTCCCATTGTACGTTCTACTAGACCAGAAGTAAGGTCATCAAATTTCGCACGAGATAAACTAACTTCTAAGTGAAGTGGTCCAGCTTCTCCTGCTGTGATGAAAGGTAAGGAAATTTGCGTGTTCGTAACACCTGAAAGATCCTTTTTCGCTTTTTCAGCCGCATCTTTCAAGCGTTGTAACGCCATTTTATCTTTTGAAAGGTCGATGCCATTTTCTTTTTTGAATTCTGCTACAAGGTAGTCGATGATTACTTGGTCAAAGTCATCTCCACCAAGGCGATTGTCACCAGCAGTAGAACGAACTTCAAACACACCGTCTCCAAGCTCTAATACGGAAACGTCAAACGTACCGCCACCAAGGTCGTATACAAGGATCGTTTGGTCTTCATCCATTTTGTCAAGGCCGTATGCAAGTGCAGCAGCTGTTGGCTCGTTGATGATACGCTCTACTTCAAGACCTGCAATTTTACCAGCATCTTTCGTCGCTTGACGCTCTGCATCGTTGAAGTATGCAGGAACCGTGATAACTGCTTTCGAAACAGTTTCACCAAGGTACTCTTCTGCATAGCTCTTTAAGTGTTGAAGGATGATAGCAGAAACCTCTTGTGGAGAATATTCTTTTCCTTCTACTTCTACTTTATAGTCTGTACCCATGTGACGCTTTACAGATTGAATCGTGTTAGGGTTTGTGATAGATTGGCGTTTTGCTACTTCTCCAACTTGACGCTCGCCGTTTTTAAAAGCAACAACCGATGGAGTTGTTCTATTACCTTCTGGATTTGGAATTACTTTTGGTTCGCCGCCTTCTAGGACAGCCACACATGAGTTTGTAGTACCTAAGTCAATACCGATGATTTTACTCATTTTGATTTCCTCCTATTGCAAAATATGTAGTCTCTATTTTTTTATTGCTTTACTTTTACCATAGATGGTCTAATTACGCGATCTTTCAGCTTGTAGCCTTTTTGGAATTCTTCTAAAACTGTATTGGATTCCCCTTCCCCTTCTTCTACCTGCATGACTGCCTGGTGAAGATGTGGGTCAAATTGTTGTCCAACAGCCTCAATCGCTTCAAGGCCTTCCGTTTTCAGCGCTTCTGCTAATTGACGGTGTACCATTTCCATTCCTTGAAGGAAGGATAAAATCTTTTCATCCTCAGAGTTTACTTTAAGCGCACGCTCAAAGTTATCAAGGGCAGGAAGTATATCTGTAACAAGATTTTGTGCACGATATTTTTGTGCAGCCTCTTGGTCAAGTTTCACACGACGACGGAAGTTATCAAAGTCTGCTTGTAAGCGAAGAAGACGGTTTTCTTTATCTTCCAATTTTGCCTCAAGCTCTGCAATTTTCTGTTCTTGTGCAGTAATCTCGACTTCCTCTACCGTTTCTGTTTCTTCCATTGTTTCTGTTTCAGTCACAGGTTGTTCTTGATCATTCACTACTTCTTCAGATTCTACAGTTGCTGTTTTCTTGTCGTTTGCCAATGATTTCACCTCCCTTAAGTGTTCTTTCTTGGTGTTTAGACATTATCGTAGGACGGAGCGGTCACCCCGTCCTAAGTGTATCTGACAATAATCAATATCTCCATGGTTATTCCTTTTGATACAGTTTATGGACCGCTTGTGTAAGATCAGCGCTC
Proteins encoded:
- the grpE gene encoding nucleotide exchange factor GrpE, translating into MANDKKTATVESEEVVNDQEQPVTETETMEETETVEEVEITAQEQKIAELEAKLEDKENRLLRLQADFDNFRRRVKLDQEAAQKYRAQNLVTDILPALDNFERALKVNSEDEKILSFLQGMEMVHRQLAEALKTEGLEAIEAVGQQFDPHLHQAVMQVEEGEGESNTVLEEFQKGYKLKDRVIRPSMVKVKQ
- the dnaK gene encoding molecular chaperone DnaK, which encodes MSKIIGIDLGTTNSCVAVLEGGEPKVIPNPEGNRTTPSVVAFKNGERQVGEVAKRQSITNPNTIQSVKRHMGTDYKVEVEGKEYSPQEVSAIILQHLKSYAEEYLGETVSKAVITVPAYFNDAERQATKDAGKIAGLEVERIINEPTAAALAYGLDKMDEDQTILVYDLGGGTFDVSVLELGDGVFEVRSTAGDNRLGGDDFDQVIIDYLVAEFKKENGIDLSKDKMALQRLKDAAEKAKKDLSGVTNTQISLPFITAGEAGPLHLEVSLSRAKFDDLTSGLVERTMGPVRQALQDAGISASELDKVILVGGSTRIPAVQDAIKKETGKDPHKGVNPDEVVALGAAIQGGVLTGDVKDVVLLDVTPLSLGIETMGGVFTKLIERNTTIPTSKSQVFSTAADNQTAVDIHVLQGERPMANDNKTLGRFQLADIPSAPRGVPQIEVSFDIDKNGIVNVRAKDLGTNKEQTITIKSSSGLSEDEINRMVQEAEENADADKKRKEEVELRNEADQLVFTTEKTLKDLEGKVEEEEVKKAEAAKEELKAAIEKGDLEEIRTKKDALQEIVQQLSMKLYEQAAQAQQAAEGAEGESAKDDNVVDAEYEEVNDDKK